The window TTGGAATATTTGCACCGGATTCCTGACTCATTGTCTGTTCCTCCCGAAAGAAACACCCCCGTCCCGAGGGGACGAGGGCGTCCGCACGTCGTCAATGCTGCTCTTATGAATTGCAACGATAAGATTAGCATAAAACAACTTTTTTTGCAAGAATATGTCTACGATCACGCTCTGCAGGAAAGAACCACGTCACAAATACGATCCACCTCCGCCGCCTCCAGTTCCGGATAGATCGGCAGTGTCAGAACGCGGTTGGCAATATCACGCGCAATCGGGGTCTGCTCTACGTCATACTTCCCATGGAAACATTCAAAGGTATTCGTGAGCGGGTAGAAATACTTCCTGCTGTGTACGTCGGCCCGCTCCAACGCGGCAAACACATCGTCGCGCGTACTGCCGAACTCCTTTTCATGAAACACCACGGGGAAATAGGCGTAGTTCGGCACGACATCCGTCTGCATGGGGTTCAGCTGCACGCCGCCGATGCCTTCCAACCGCTCACGATAGCGTTCCGCGACCGCCTTGCGCCGCGCAATATCGTCATGGACATGGCGCAGGTTGCACAGCCCCATCGCCGCACAGAACTCGTTCATCTTCGCATTGGAGCCGATGCCGTCGACGCACTCCGCGTCGCGAATGCCAAAGTTCTTCAGGCGGTACAGCTTTCGCCCAAGCTCCTCATCGCGAAAGCACGCCGCGCCGCCCTCGATGGTGTGAAAGACCTTTGTCGCATGGAAACTGAAACACGCAACATCGCCGTACACTGCCGTACTCCGCCCCCGATAACGCACGCCAAAGGAATGTGCGGCATCATAGATCACCTTCAGCCCATACCTGCGGGCAATGCGCTCGATCTCCTCCACACGGCAGACATTCCCATAGACATGGACGGGCATAATGGCAGACGTGCGCTCTGTAATCAGACGCTCGATCTTCGTCACATCCATCGTATAGTCCTCAGGGTCAATATCGCAGAATACCGGCTCCAGTCCGTTGCGTACAATCGCGTGCGTCGTCGAGGCAAATGTGAACGGTGTCGTGACGACCTCGCCCGTGAGATTCATCGCCTGCAGCGAGAGTTCGAGCGCCATATGTCCGTTCGTAAAGAGCTCGACCTGTGCCACACCAAAAAAGTTCCTCAGGGCTGATTGAAACTCCTGATGCTTTGCCCCCATATTGGTCAGCCAACGCGACTGCCAAATATCGCGGATCTCCGCGATGTACTCCTCCATCGACGGCATCGACGACCGCGTCACCATGATACTCATACCCTGCCTCCCCGCTGCATAGATTATCAGCCCTCATCCATATGCAATACGAGCGTTGTGTCAATATCGAACGCAATGCGGCAATCGTTGCGGAGAGCCTCCGACATCCCTGCAAAAACGCACAGCAGATCACGAAATTCCGCATCGTCCCAAAGATTGGGCGTCATTGTGGCTATCCGAAGAAATTCACTTGCCATCCTCAACCAGCCCGTAACAGCCTTTCGACGTGTATCTGAATCATGGAGGTAGATATTGCGTTTCATTGCCTCTCGAATGACCAGCGCCCAACAAATGATACAACGAATGCGGCAGGGCAGCGATCGCTGTTCATTCCCGTCATGAACACGGAACTTGCTCAGCGGCTGTGGAAAATACACCATATTTCCTTGACTGAGCAGACGCAGCCACGTGGGAAAATCTGATATGAGATATTTGCCCTCTCGGCCCGAAAAGCCCAGATCATGCCCATCCAACATAAATTTCTTTTTGAGCAGTGCCGTGGTCGGTTCACCGACAAAATTAGTCAGATGTGCAAGAATATTCGCTCCAATTGTCTCGCCGCTGAATTTCGTAACCTCCTGAGCAATGGGGCTTGTTACAGGAATATCCGGCAGCTTATTTCCATCCGCATCGATAAGTTCCCGATACGATGTAACAAAACTAATGTCGGGGTGTGCAAAGAACGCGTCCATCATGACCGCGATCTTATCCGGCATAAAGAGATCATCGTCCATCAGCCAGTTGACATAGCGTGCATCCGCGTTGTCATAACTGCGGGCGCGCGCCCAGTTCTCAAACGCCCCGTAGGAGGGATGGTGTTCGTAGTGAATGCGCGGGTCATCCGAAAAATCCCGCCGCATCATGTCCGCCGTCTCCGTATTGTGCGAGTTGTCCGTAATGAAAATGTCCAGATTGCGATAGGTCTGTGCAAGCACGCTCTCAAGTGCAAGGCGGAAATAGTGCGGGCGCTCAAACGTTGGAATAATGACCGAGACGAGCGGATAGATGTCCTTGGAATACGTATCGAGAAACACCTCACGGCTCGTTTGATTATACTGAAATTCCTTCTTGCCCGCAAGCAGCCACGCCTCTTCCTGTCTGGGCACAACTGTACGATAGCCCCTCTTCCGGAATTCGATGCACTGCGCTTCCGCAAAAAAACAATCGCCATGGAAAAGATCACTGCGCCAAGGAATATCGTACTGCGTGGCGATGAGATCACTGCTCACCGCCATGACATCCTCCACATCGTCCGCAATATCATCTCCGTGGAAGCCGGTATCATCCATATATAAAAGCTTTCCGCAGATCGATGGCGACTCTGCAAACACCCCCGATGTCGAGAGCTGCGCCGTACCGACGAGCCCCATAATGCCGATTGCGGGATCCGCAAATACGCGCAGCATCTCCGCAAAGAAATTCAGCCGCAAGAGGATGCTCCCCGCCGCGAGATAAACTTTATACTTCGCGTCACTCCCTTCCATCGCACGCTGATAGGCGGCTGCGACATTCCCACCGGACGGTATCTCGATCAGCTCCACCGCATAGCCCTGCGGCACATCAATCGCATCGAGATACGGGCGTATGGCAGAGCCTCCACCTGCATCGCACTGGGCAATGACTGCGATTTTCCTGTCATTCATACGCAACGTTCCCTTCTATCGCCAAAGTCCATGTCTTTGCAAAAACGCAGCCGGATCGTTCATAACATCCAGGTGCTCATGTATCTTTTCCAGCGGCCAGTCCCACCAGCGCAGATGCAGGAGGGATTCAATCATCTCGGGAGGAAAACGGTACTTGATGATCTGTGCGGGATTGCCGCCCACGATGGCGTAGGGCGGTACATCCTTCACAACGACACTGTCCGCCGCGATCACCGCACCGTCCCCGACCGTCAGAATGCCGCTGTCGCCCGCTGCCTTCAGGCGACTGCCGCGTCCGATCCAAACATCCGAACCGATATGTACCCCCCCCGCATAACTCTTATACCCCAGAGAGGAACACCAATCCTCCGCATCAAAATCCATACACCCCGGATCATAAGTAGTGATGCGGCGGTAGTCATGCTGATTGTTCAAGCCGACCTCAAGGACAACGTGCGGGCCAAAGGACGTGTAATTCCCGATGCGCACCTCCTGCACGCCGCCGCGATAGCCCCATTCGATGCGTCCGCCAAAATAACTCTTTACGCCGACCGAGACCGTACGTGAACCATACGACCAGACGCGCGGAATCTCTGCCCGCGTCACATCCAAAAACGCCTCTTCCCGATCCGTAAGTTCCGCTTGAAGCGGCGCATAGCCGACATTTTCCGCAAAGAGGCGCGGCACGTCCAGCCCCGGCATCCGAAAAATACGCCCATCAAGCAGCGCTGCACGCGGAATCTCGGGTGCACAGCGCCGCAGATACGCAATCATCGGAAAGAGCTTCGAGCAGGAAAGCAGGACGCGATGAATTTCCACCTCTCCCCTCACGCCCTCGACGGAAAGCCCCCGTTCCGTACATCTCGCATAACCGACAATCGAAAGCGTCCCCTCCTGCTCCGCACGCCGATAACGAGGAATAAGCTCCTCGTCCAAGTCGCCGCCGAGAACGACGAGTACCTTCGTACACATGGGCATATCCCCCTCCGTTCAAACCGCCCAGATCACACGGCTCATCGTCCGAATGAGATCAACACCGTCCCAGACGAGCGCAAAGTCCATCGTACGTCCCATGGGTACAATGCGATCCACGCCGGCAGGGCGCATGGCAAGCACCTCCCGCAAGAGGCTGTCCCGCTCCACGCCATAATACGAAAGCGTCTGGCACGAAATACCGCACAGCGGTCGTATCTCTGCAAGTTCCTGCGCCCGATATTCGATAAAGAAACCGCTTCCCGCCTTGTAGGCAGCAAGTTCCTCCGTCAGCTTTGCCACACAGACGCGCGTAATAAGGTTGTCCTCCATCGGAACCTGCCGCGCCTCAAAGCACGCACCAAGCCGATAGAGCTGCGTCAGCTTATCCACCGCCTGAACACCTTGCAGCGTGTAGCGATCCTTCACAAGCGTATGCAGGGTGCTCCAAAACACCTCCTGCGCCGCCTTTACCTTCTCTGCTGCACCGAGCCAGATAATAAAATGTGGCGCGGTACAGGCATTTTGGTCGCTAAGATAGGTATCGTTGTAAAAGTCCTGTGTAATGCGCTCCTTGTCCGCTGCCACAAGATAGGCATCGGCGTCAAGAACGGCGAGCGAATGACGGTCGGCAAACGTGATTTCATGCGCACGCGGAGCAAGGGGCGAGCGGCGTATCTCTTCAATCGTCGCATCGCCGCCCCATATGACACGGGTCTGACACATACGTGAATAGTGTTCGTTCACCTCCTGCGCGTGCCCGTAACGGACAAAGAGGAAGTACGGCAGGAGTGCAGGAAAGTCCACCAGCGTTTCCGCGAAAATCCGACAGAGAAC of the Selenomonas dianae genome contains:
- a CDS encoding DegT/DnrJ/EryC1/StrS family aminotransferase, giving the protein MSIMVTRSSMPSMEEYIAEIRDIWQSRWLTNMGAKHQEFQSALRNFFGVAQVELFTNGHMALELSLQAMNLTGEVVTTPFTFASTTHAIVRNGLEPVFCDIDPEDYTMDVTKIERLITERTSAIMPVHVYGNVCRVEEIERIARRYGLKVIYDAAHSFGVRYRGRSTAVYGDVACFSFHATKVFHTIEGGAACFRDEELGRKLYRLKNFGIRDAECVDGIGSNAKMNEFCAAMGLCNLRHVHDDIARRKAVAERYRERLEGIGGVQLNPMQTDVVPNYAYFPVVFHEKEFGSTRDDVFAALERADVHSRKYFYPLTNTFECFHGKYDVEQTPIARDIANRVLTLPIYPELEAAEVDRICDVVLSCRA
- a CDS encoding glycosyltransferase, which encodes MNDRKIAVIAQCDAGGGSAIRPYLDAIDVPQGYAVELIEIPSGGNVAAAYQRAMEGSDAKYKVYLAAGSILLRLNFFAEMLRVFADPAIGIMGLVGTAQLSTSGVFAESPSICGKLLYMDDTGFHGDDIADDVEDVMAVSSDLIATQYDIPWRSDLFHGDCFFAEAQCIEFRKRGYRTVVPRQEEAWLLAGKKEFQYNQTSREVFLDTYSKDIYPLVSVIIPTFERPHYFRLALESVLAQTYRNLDIFITDNSHNTETADMMRRDFSDDPRIHYEHHPSYGAFENWARARSYDNADARYVNWLMDDDLFMPDKIAVMMDAFFAHPDISFVTSYRELIDADGNKLPDIPVTSPIAQEVTKFSGETIGANILAHLTNFVGEPTTALLKKKFMLDGHDLGFSGREGKYLISDFPTWLRLLSQGNMVYFPQPLSKFRVHDGNEQRSLPCRIRCIICWALVIREAMKRNIYLHDSDTRRKAVTGWLRMASEFLRIATMTPNLWDDAEFRDLLCVFAGMSEALRNDCRIAFDIDTTLVLHMDEG
- a CDS encoding CatB-related O-acetyltransferase; translated protein: MCTKVLVVLGGDLDEELIPRYRRAEQEGTLSIVGYARCTERGLSVEGVRGEVEIHRVLLSCSKLFPMIAYLRRCAPEIPRAALLDGRIFRMPGLDVPRLFAENVGYAPLQAELTDREEAFLDVTRAEIPRVWSYGSRTVSVGVKSYFGGRIEWGYRGGVQEVRIGNYTSFGPHVVLEVGLNNQHDYRRITTYDPGCMDFDAEDWCSSLGYKSYAGGVHIGSDVWIGRGSRLKAAGDSGILTVGDGAVIAADSVVVKDVPPYAIVGGNPAQIIKYRFPPEMIESLLHLRWWDWPLEKIHEHLDVMNDPAAFLQRHGLWR
- a CDS encoding acyl-CoA reductase, which encodes MRQRFEGVDYVLGSAESEAQMADVRPLPIFSEAACAFLSALSARILADTAARAYPDVVTLGFWCRPAALRQMQRVYEAEKKRIGRGIVFHIAPSNVAVNFAYSCLAAFLAGNASIVRLPSKAFPQVDVLCRIFAETLVDFPALLPYFLFVRYGHAQEVNEHYSRMCQTRVIWGGDATIEEIRRSPLAPRAHEITFADRHSLAVLDADAYLVAADKERITQDFYNDTYLSDQNACTAPHFIIWLGAAEKVKAAQEVFWSTLHTLVKDRYTLQGVQAVDKLTQLYRLGACFEARQVPMEDNLITRVCVAKLTEELAAYKAGSGFFIEYRAQELAEIRPLCGISCQTLSYYGVERDSLLREVLAMRPAGVDRIVPMGRTMDFALVWDGVDLIRTMSRVIWAV